The Leptolyngbya subtilissima AS-A7 genome includes a region encoding these proteins:
- a CDS encoding SDR family NAD(P)-dependent oxidoreductase, whose translation MAKPILITGASSGIGYELAKVCAAHNHDLVLVARREEPLLKLKDELQQAHGVQVLTYRGDLTDANTRHQFYDWTQFKGVTPYALVNNAGFGSLTAFAEADWDKQNAMLQLNIVALTHLTRLYLPAMIAQGQGRILNVASTAAFLPGPYMAVYYASKAYVLSFTDAIATELEGTGVTATTLCPGPTQSEFQTRAEIKDAKLFASKTLPTSAAVAAYAYTAMEKGQRIAVHGTTNKMISLVTRLLPRKNLADVTKGLQKPA comes from the coding sequence ATGGCCAAGCCAATTCTGATCACCGGAGCTTCTAGCGGCATTGGCTATGAACTGGCTAAAGTGTGCGCGGCCCATAACCACGACCTGGTGCTGGTTGCCCGTCGGGAAGAACCCCTGCTAAAGCTTAAGGATGAGCTACAGCAGGCCCACGGTGTGCAGGTGCTCACCTACCGAGGTGACCTCACCGATGCCAATACCCGCCACCAGTTCTATGACTGGACTCAGTTCAAGGGCGTAACGCCCTACGCTTTGGTGAACAACGCTGGCTTTGGGTCGCTGACCGCTTTTGCCGAGGCCGATTGGGACAAGCAAAACGCCATGCTTCAGCTCAACATTGTGGCGCTGACCCACCTGACGCGACTGTATCTGCCTGCCATGATTGCCCAGGGCCAGGGCCGCATTCTCAATGTGGCCTCTACGGCAGCGTTTTTGCCGGGGCCGTATATGGCGGTGTATTACGCTAGTAAGGCCTACGTGCTGTCGTTTACCGATGCGATCGCCACTGAACTCGAGGGTACTGGCGTCACCGCTACCACCCTCTGCCCTGGCCCCACTCAGTCAGAGTTTCAGACGCGGGCTGAGATTAAAGACGCCAAGCTATTTGCGAGCAAAACCCTGCCCACCTCAGCGGCAGTCGCCGCCTATGCCTACACAGCGATGGAAAAAGGCCAGCGCATTGCCGTCCACGGAACGACTAACAAAATGATTTCCCTGGTAACCCGGCTGCTGCCCCGCAAAAATTTGGCCGACGTCACTAAGGGCCTGCAAAAGCCTGCCTAG